One Calorimonas adulescens DNA window includes the following coding sequences:
- the yabP gene encoding sporulation protein YabP: protein MDDKKVNGEHDISLEGRKKVTVTGVEDVQGFSDDNITLSTTLGTLLIKGKNMHITRYSLEDGKLMIDGEIDSIAYTQSQRPKEKEGGMIKRIFK, encoded by the coding sequence ATGGATGATAAAAAAGTAAATGGAGAGCATGACATATCACTGGAAGGAAGAAAAAAGGTGACTGTTACTGGAGTTGAGGACGTTCAGGGCTTCAGTGATGATAATATAACCCTTTCGACTACCCTTGGTACGCTGTTAATTAAAGGTAAAAATATGCATATCACCAGATACAGTTTAGAGGACGGAAAATTAATGATTGACGGTGAGATAGACAGCATAGCTTATACACAGAGCCAGAGACCAAAAGAAAAAGAAGGCGGAATGATAAAGCGGATATTTAAATAA